In the genome of Cervus elaphus chromosome 5, mCerEla1.1, whole genome shotgun sequence, the window TTGTCTGCACAAAAGTGCAGCCTGGCCATGAGCAGGGTGTGCAACATGGCATGAAACGTGGTCAGCACCCAGGGCAGCACCAGCAGGAAGAGACAGAGCCTGGGGCTCATGACGGTGGTATAATGCAGGGGGAagcagatggccacgtagcggtcataggccatggccACAAGGAGGAAGCTCTCTAAGTCTCCATAAAACAGGAAGAAGTACATTTGTGTCAAGCAGCCAGCATAGGGGATGGACAAATCTTGGCTCTGCATGTCCTGTAGCAATTTGGGCATTGTGACAGAggagaagcagaggtcagagaaagacagGTTACTGAGAAACAAATACATGggtgtgtggaggtgggggtcCAGGCAAATGAGGATGATGATGAGAAGGTTCCCCAGGATGGTGGTAACGTACATGGTCAGGAACAGGGCGTAGAACAGGTTTTGATGTTCTGACTCGATAGGCAGTCCCAGGAGGAGGAACTCTGAGACAATAGTTTGATTCCTTCCTGTCATGCTCCGTCTCTAGTATATTTAGGAAGAAATAGCAGTGTCCACAAAAACctgaatttcaaaataaacaataTTTCTATGACAGAAACATGTGTTAGGTGTtctgcaaaaaaatattttatatcattctCATCACAGTCATTATAATCTCTACAGTACTACAAATCTCTATAATCAGAATCTATGATCAGAAATGActttcttcacttctttttaatgtgcaacaatatttcaaattttctaataTACTGTTGTCCATTAATTTCTGAGACACAAAATGTGGTGGTTTTCATCGTGCCTAGCCGGACATCCTCACAAACTGCAATTGGCTCTTGCTTTGTCAGTATCTCACATGTTGATGCTCAGGGGCTTTTCCCTGAATGCAGTTCTCTTATAACAGTGGTACATAAACCACCAAGAAAAATTCATCTACTGAATGGCTTTGCTTACCACTTAAAATTCACATGTAGatttctcagggcttcccaggtggctcagtggtaaagaatctgcctgccaatacaggagacacaagagacacaggttcaatccctgggtcaggaagatcccctggcggagaaaatggcaacccactccagcattcttgcctggtaaatcccatggatagtggagcctggcaggctacagtccacggagtcacaaaagagtcagacacaacttagcagctaaacaacagcaacaacaaatgtatacattttcaGATCAACAGATCACTGAAGAAGTTCATGACCAGCCCCCGGCCCCACTCCaaattccctccctcctcccgtATCCCCAGAAAAGAGTTTCAGGAGCTCCAGATGAAAACATGAGAGTTTTCTCTTATTCCCTCCTTTCTTTTATCCTCAAAATCCAATCTGTCAACACATCCTACATATTAATCTCCTTTCTTACTCATCCATTCTTTATCCCCTTGGGGCTGGTTGATCTAGCCATGTCAACAGGTTCTACACCAGGACATTGGTACTGGCAgactttcctggtgcctcagtgctaaagagatctctagtctttcccattctattgttttcctctatttctttgcattgatcattgaggaaggttttcttatctctccttgctattctttggaactctgcattcaaatgggtatatctttccttttctcctttgtctttcgcttcttcttttcacagcaatttgtaaggcctcctcagacaaccattttgcatttttccatttctttttgcattttttccttagtctatcttaaaggagatcaatcctgagtattcattggaaggaccgatgctgaagctgaaactccaatactttggccacctgatgcaaagaactgactcatttgaaaagaccctgatgctggaaaagcttgaaggcaggaggagaagaggacaacagatgatgagatggttggatgacatcactgactcaatggacatgagtttgaataggctccaggagttggtgatggacagggaagcctggcatggtgcagtccatgcggtcgaaaagagttggacatgactgagtgactgaactgaacagtggtaaagaacctgcctgccaaggtaggagaagcaagtttgatacctgggtcagaaagatcccttggagaaggaaacggcaacccactccagtattcttgcctggagaatcctatggtcagaggagcctgggggctacagtccatggggttgcaaaaagttggatacaacttagtgattaaatagCAACACCATAGTTACTGGCATCACAGTGAGAAGAAACACTGAGGGAAAATCATACACCCGGTTTCTCAGAATTTTGTTTCCCAGGTAAATGAGCAGGACCTTACTCTTGTATCAAGAGTGTGACCGGCAATCACAAACCAGAGACAGGACTTGGGGATGTTGTCACTAATGTTGCCATAAGTCTCTCACATTCTACACTCGTTAAGTCAGTAGTTTGCAGCCTGGACTACACATAAGGAAATCTAAGGCAGTACTTCTAAAATTTAATGTCCATGAAAATCCCTTGGGAGTGCTGGTAAAACACTGATTTAGAAAGAGTTGACctgtttctgcattttaaattaGCACCCAGGTAATGCCCATTTCACagtccatggactacatagtaaGTAGCAAGAATACGTGATGCTTTAAAAACTAGGATTACTGGATGCTTCAGAAAAAATGTAACCACAATCTTTGACAGGAAGCACATACAAAGTTTTTAAAGCTCCAAGGTGATTCTAAAATAAAGCCAGGGTTCAGAAGTATGGCATCAATGCCCACCCCCAAGAGTTGCTAGTGTGCAGAAATTACACAATATTGTGGGAATCAATGATACGGTAATACATAATAATGTTATCATTAATGAAAATAGATCAAATGGGTAAACATTAACAAAAAATTCTCAAATTCTCAAAGtttggttggggggtggggagcagagagggggAAAATAGGAGTGTTACCAtacttgaagggcttccctggtggctcagatggtaaagaatccgcctgcaatgtgggaaacctgggttcaatccctggattgagaagatccccttggaggaggacacggcaagcCACTCtggtactcctgcctggagaatccctgtggacagagaagcctggcaggctacagtccatggggttgcaaagagttgggcacaaaactgagtgactaagcgcaccaTACTTGAAAAACTCTCCTCTGCAACACcacacaacctgggaagccctgatctgATTCTGTAGCCCATTTCTACATTTTTAGTTAGCAGATAATGCctatgctgtggtccatggactaCACAACAAGTAATAAGAATACATGAAGCTTTAATAAATAAGGTTACTGGGCAGTCTCAGAAAAATTTAATCACAACTTCTGAGAGCAAGCCTGTGCAGTTTTttaaagctcccaggtgattctaaaataaaacaagggGATAtatctggctgtccagtggttaagactccatgcttccacttcagggggcatggattcagtctctgatcagggaactgggatcccacatgccttgtgacatggccaaaaaaagtaaataaaaataaacttttaggaaataaaataagatgCTCAGAACTTTTGTATCAATACCTACCTCCAGAGGTATTATTATGCTGAAATTGTGCAATCTTGTGAAAGTACTTTACATAGTAAGTAATATTTATAAATGCTATCATTAATGAAAAACTAGATTctaactggtgtgtgtgtgccaagtcgcttcagccaagtccaactctttgtgaccctatggactgtagcccaccaggctcctctgtccatgggattctccaggcaggaatactagagtggcttgccatgccctggGATTgaactccaagggatcttcttgacccagggattgaactcagatctcatacatctcctgcattggcagtggaatctttaccactagcaccacctgggaagccctctaactgataaatagtaataaaaatacttCTAGGATGTGGGATAgtttggggagggagagaggtggAAAAGAAGAGGGTTATCATACCTGAAAAACTCTCCTGCAGAACATCACACAACCTGGGAAATCAAGACCTTCAGGTTGGAAAGACCCTAAGGAATTAGTTTATTCACACTCTGCCCAACTTACCCATTGTGTGAAGGTGACTCCAGGACCCTGACCTGAGATTCTGCTCCCTTCTATTCACTAAGGCATGTGAGATATCAGCCTCTGTAGTTATGACCTGTGTCTTTAACCTCCCTTCTCACATCTCCCATTCTTTATCTTTGGGCCTAAGGGGCCCTGGATCCCAGAGGAGTCTGGATCCTGGAGGAACTCATTAAAGAGAAAGCAATTACCCAGGACCTCTTTGggacaaagggcttcccttgtggctcagctggtaaagaccctgcctgcagtgtgggagacctgggttcgttccctgggttgggaagatcccctggagaagggaaaggctacccactcagtattctggcctggagaattccatggactgtatagtccatggggtcgcaaagagtcagacacagctgaacgacTTTCACACTTTGGGACAAAAGTTCTCAGGGTCCAGGAACAGTGGCTGATTACAATCACTGAGCACACCTGTCTATACTTAGGGACTGTAGAGATGGTGAGAAGCTCATATATGGATGCTTAATGGGAACAGATAGTAGGATGTGGGTTGGAGCTTACATTTTGGAGATGAAGAAGGATGATTGGAGAAACCATTAAAATAGGCAGGAACAAAACTGTGAATATCCTAAAATAGCTTAGGAATTTAGGGGGCTTATTCCATGGCAAAAAGAAGTGTTTGGTGGTCTATGAGCAATGTGACGCATATTTTTGGAAAGATTTTCAGGGTAGTAAATCTCTCACTACCATCCACTTCCCTATAAAGACACCACAGAGAAGAGTTAAGAAAGATTAGACTTCTATGAGCcaaacatgtgcatatatatatatataaagtacaagAATAAGAGAAAAGTTAAACTCTCCCTGAATATGTTCAATTCTTCTTCTcttcaaaatagaaaagaaacctaggttttcattccaatgagTTATGTCTAGCTCCTCACCTCCCTAGGAAAAACTTAATAGCAACCTGCCCACCATGGTCTCTGGTAATCTCCATATGTGTCTGATTATCTCTGGGTCTCTAGCACTTCTTACCCCGAAATTGACTACAAGGCCATAAAACAtttataactctttttttttttactactgattccattttctccttgGCCATCATCTCAGCTGTACAGACGCCttagttgttgctgtttagttgctgagttgtgtccgactctttgcaaccccatggactgtgtagcccgccagactcgtctgtccatgggatttcccagacaagaatacttgagtgggtagccaattccttctccagggaatcttcatgacccaggggtcgaacccacatctcctgcattggcagacagtttctttaccactgagccaccgctGAAGCTTTATGGGGCCCTTCACATGCTGGTATAATGCAAACCTTCATTCCTAGGGAACATGCCTCTTCGTTTGTCTTACTTTATTAGGTtgttatagtttcattaacatttaTTATGGTACATGAAAATACAAAGGGGTTCTCAAAGAATTTTCAAGAATTTCAAACATAGGCCTGTCTGCTCCAACTGTGTAGAGCAACCTAGTTTTCCCTTGGTAATTAATAATGCCACCCCAGGCAGAATGGCAACCCTGTCAGTTCATGTAACAACCACAGTTGTTATATattagaaactaatacaatattatgttaattgcacctcaactttaaaaaaagaaataagtccaataatcatttttttaaatgtccaggTGGTTGGCTGAATTTCCAATTCAATGAGAAACCACTGTTGCATCCCCTGGTAGAAGGACTCTTCCCTAGAGACCTACATGGGGCACTTCTTGTGCACATTTTTAGTTCTCTCAGCTTCATCCACTATTCCAGCCACAGTTACAGTAACCAACGCTGCACCAGCTTCAGCTAACTTAGTAGATGCAACCTGATGGCTCCTCACCTTCTCCTCCGAGCTCTCTGCTCTGGGACTTCTCTGACTTCACAAAACACTGTCATGGGAATTTTCTCAGTACTCATACAAGACATTTAGATGGATGATCTGTCTGGAGTGATTTGTTAAGAATGTGAGGTATGGATTGAggcactttatttttcaaatggaaatTCAACTTTTTAAGTACCGTtggttgaaaagactattttccACTGAATTTTCTATACATCTTTGTCAGAAATCAATGGACAATTGAAAATTGCAAATCaatatattgtacacctgaaacttgaATAATATTGTACAACAACtgtacctcaatttaaaaaatcaatggatGATACATGAGTAGATCTCTTTTTGGACTCTATATGCTATTCTACATTCTCTATACTGATCCATATTTCTACATTTTCACTAATACCACACTTTCCTGATTATTTATCTTAATAGTAAGTCTAGAAATCAGACAACATGATTCCttctatttgttctttgtttccaaagtcaaatttgctttttaattactTTGTCTTTATATATACGTTTTACAACAAGATTGTCAATTTGTACCCCAACGACCCTGTTGGTGTGTTGATTTGAATTCTGTCTAAACTTGGCTGAGTTTTGAAACAGTCAATTTCCTAAGAATATTAAGCCTTCAAATTCATGAACACATTCTGTCTATTCACTTCTTTAgacctttattatttctttaatcagtgtTTTGTGATTTTCCACATAGGTCTTGTATGTATTGTGTAAGATTCATACCTAAGGATCTaaccactggaggaggaaatggcaacccactccagtattcttgcctggaaaattccatggagagaggagcctgggaggctatagttcacagggtcacaaagagtcagacatgactgagtgactgagcacaactATTTAATAGCTGGATGCTATCATAAAGAGTACTTTAAAggcttttttaaactttatacttGTTCATTGCTAGttgatataaacataaatatgttAATAGTATTTTATATGCACCCAGGGAACTGCATATCCTATATGCAGTTGGTAGGCGTATacttcaccattgagccaccagggaagccccatatattaatatgcaaaaatataatttttaaatatattgaccTTGTACCTATGATATTATTAAACTCACTTAGTTTAATAATTTAAACTAGTATAATAAGTTAAATTAGTTACTGGAAACTACTAttacattctttgggattttctacatacATAATCATGTTGTCTACAAAGAGAGATGGTTTCTTTTCTTAGTTTCCAATCTGCatactttttacttctttttcttgcccTTTCTCACTTCCTAGGACTTCCAGTAAAATACTGAATAAGAGTAGTGAGAGCAAACATTTTTactttgttcctgatcttaaggagAAAAGGACTCAATGTTTTACCTTAATGTTAGCTATTGTTTTTTTTAGAAGTTGCTCTTCCATCAAGTTGAGGACATTTTCTTCTATTCCCAATTTGCTGAGAAGTTTTATAAATTTTCCTTCAAcactgctttagctgcatcctACTAATTTTGATATATTGTCCTTTCATCttaattcagaatattttctaattGTCCTTATGATTTCCTATTTGAACTATAGGCTATTTAGAAACGTATTGCCtactttccaaatatttgagATATAACTACTTCATACCAAACAGAAAAATCATTCGTAGGCACACTGTGGATCTAAAATAAGAATTTCACAGTATAACAATAAAGCCAATATATAACATAGAATATCATCAGgactgggagaaagaaaaaatttttttacaaagtaATTAAAAACACTATGACACTAGCAATATAAAGGGATATATTGCTTAAAAAAggattgcatttaattttttttaattctgtcatCAAAAAATACCATTAAGAGTGAAACTGCAACAATATATTTACAACACATATAACATACATGGTAATCTAgagcagtttttaaattattatatccAGAATAAAGAAGTcctataaatcaataagaaaaggaaaattttaaagaaatattagaaCTGgagatgaaacaacagactggttctggaCATTAGAACAGTTATACTGTTCTGCACAttagaacagttagaactggacatggaacaacagttcagttcagttcagttcagtcgctcagtcatgtccaactctttgcaaccccatggactgtaacatgccagtcttccctgtccatcaccaactcccggagcttgctcaaactcacgtccatcaagtcggtgataccatccaaccgtctcatcctctgttgtctccttctcctcctgccttcagtctttcaaaagcatcagggtcttttccaatgagtcagttcttttccattgagaaccccatggaacaacagactagttccaaatcaggaaaagagtatgtcaagactgtatattgttacccagcttatttaacttatatgcagagtacatcatgcaaaatgccgggctggatgaagcacaagctggaatcaagattgccaggagaaatatcaataacctcatatactcagatgacaccacttttatggcagaaagtgaagaactaaagagcctcttgattcaagtgaaacaggagaatgaaaaagttggcttaaaactcaacattcagaaaactaagatcatggcatctgatcccatcacttcatggcaaatagatgtggaagcaatggaaacagtgacagattttatgtgtgtgtgggggggtgggcatcaaaatcattgcagatggtgactgcagccatgaaattaaaagacgcttgctccttggaagaaaagatatgaccaacctagacagcatattagaaagcaaagacattactttgctaacaaaggttcgtctagtcaaagctatggtttttccaggagttatGTATGGataggag includes:
- the LOC122693420 gene encoding olfactory receptor-like protein DTMT isoform X1 codes for the protein MGKLGRVNQTIVSEFLLLGLPIESEHQNLFYALFLTMYVTTILGNLLIIILICLDPHLHTPMYLFLSNLSFSDLCFSSVTMPKLLQDMQSQDLSIPYAGCLTQMYFFLFYGDLESFLLVAMAYDRYVAICFPLHYTTVMSPRLCLFLLVLPWVLTTFHAMLHTLLMARLHFCADNVIAHFFCDMSALLKLSCSDTRVNELVIFITGGLILVIPFLLIITSYARIVSSILKVPSARGIRKAFSTCGSHLTVVSLFYGTVIGLYLCPSANNSTVKETVMAMMYTVVTPMLNPFIYSLRNRDMKGALGRVFWKKKTPFCL
- the LOC122693420 gene encoding olfactory receptor-like protein DTMT isoform X2 gives rise to the protein MTGRNQTIVSEFLLLGLPIESEHQNLFYALFLTMYVTTILGNLLIIILICLDPHLHTPMYLFLSNLSFSDLCFSSVTMPKLLQDMQSQDLSIPYAGCLTQMYFFLFYGDLESFLLVAMAYDRYVAICFPLHYTTVMSPRLCLFLLVLPWVLTTFHAMLHTLLMARLHFCADNVIAHFFCDMSALLKLSCSDTRVNELVIFITGGLILVIPFLLIITSYARIVSSILKVPSARGIRKAFSTCGSHLTVVSLFYGTVIGLYLCPSANNSTVKETVMAMMYTVVTPMLNPFIYSLRNRDMKGALGRVFWKKKTPFCL